A stretch of Candidatus Eisenbacteria bacterium DNA encodes these proteins:
- the bamD gene encoding outer membrane protein assembly factor BamD yields the protein MPRAFLRSVLVYALLCSACGTGELLPEGSPEERFARADGYLARGKEQKSLEAYRELGRIYTGTEWEERARLGIARSYRSMKEHPAAIQEYEAFIRRYPRSQWVDDADFEIGLCYADQRKKPELDQEMNLKALAQFNDFLAEHPTSELVPRARDEVKMARTNLARKALENGATYVKIRRYEAARFYFRLVAGEYADTDLAPEALYEIARTYEREKMPEEAAEAFEELRTRYPDSPWCARLERSFGGTGAKGDGGT from the coding sequence GTGCCGCGAGCGTTCCTTCGATCGGTTCTCGTCTACGCGCTCCTTTGCTCGGCGTGCGGGACGGGCGAGCTGCTTCCCGAGGGCTCGCCGGAAGAGCGCTTCGCGCGCGCCGACGGCTATCTCGCACGGGGGAAAGAACAGAAGTCGCTCGAGGCGTATCGGGAGCTCGGCCGGATCTACACCGGGACCGAGTGGGAGGAACGGGCGCGCCTCGGAATCGCCCGATCCTACCGTTCGATGAAGGAGCATCCGGCCGCGATTCAGGAATACGAAGCCTTCATCCGCCGGTACCCTCGCTCGCAGTGGGTCGACGACGCCGACTTCGAGATCGGTCTTTGCTACGCGGACCAGAGGAAGAAGCCGGAGCTCGATCAGGAGATGAACCTGAAGGCGCTGGCGCAGTTCAACGACTTTCTGGCCGAGCACCCGACGAGCGAGCTCGTGCCGCGCGCGCGGGACGAGGTGAAGATGGCGCGGACGAACCTCGCGCGGAAGGCGCTGGAGAACGGCGCGACCTACGTCAAGATCCGCCGCTACGAGGCGGCGCGCTTCTACTTCCGTCTCGTGGCCGGCGAGTACGCGGACACCGACCTCGCGCCCGAGGCTCTCTACGAGATCGCGCGCACGTACGAACGCGAGAAGATGCCGGAGGAGGCGGCCGAGGCGTTCGAGGAGCTTCGAACCCGATATCCCGACTCCCCCTGGTGCGCCCGCCTCGAGCGGTCGTTCGGAGGAACCGGCGCGAAGGGGGACGGAGGGACGTGA
- a CDS encoding biopolymer transporter ExbD has product MKIRKRAKGEPEIPNASMSDVAFLLLIFFLVTTIFNVEKGLDIVLPNLGTSPKRIAKQNLCEIRIAASGRVTVDGVETAVRGLEDVIRRRLIENDKTICVIETHPGSYYGIMVDVLDELKLAEATKITLRTGGGG; this is encoded by the coding sequence ATGAAGATTCGGAAGAGGGCAAAAGGGGAGCCGGAAATCCCGAACGCGTCGATGTCCGACGTGGCCTTTCTCCTGCTGATCTTCTTCCTCGTCACGACGATCTTCAACGTGGAGAAGGGCCTCGACATCGTGCTCCCGAACCTCGGGACGAGCCCGAAGCGGATCGCGAAGCAGAACCTGTGCGAGATCAGGATCGCCGCTTCCGGACGGGTGACGGTCGACGGGGTCGAGACGGCGGTGCGGGGGCTCGAGGACGTGATTCGGAGGAGGCTGATCGAAAACGACAAGACGATCTGCGTGATCGAGACCCACCCCGGATCCTACTACGGGATCATGGTGGACGTGCTCGACGAGCTGAAGCTCGCCGAGGCGACGAAGATCACGCTTCGCACGGGCGGAGGCGGATAG
- a CDS encoding nicotinate-nucleotide adenylyltransferase has protein sequence MSGDVVIFGGTFDPIHVGHLILAECAADALGARDVLFVPAGRPPHKGAEALSSARDREEMVRLALEGNDRFALSRTEIEREGRSFAIDTIREIARAKGGRRPYYFIGADSLVDLPGWRSPEAILEEAEVVVAPRPGFDLRSVSGLVDRVRILEAPRIEISSTLIRRRVRAGESIRYLVPESVRAYILRGNLYRDAEAG, from the coding sequence GTGAGCGGAGACGTGGTGATCTTCGGGGGAACCTTCGATCCGATCCACGTCGGACATCTGATCCTCGCCGAGTGCGCGGCGGACGCGCTCGGGGCGCGGGATGTGCTCTTCGTACCGGCAGGCCGCCCGCCCCACAAGGGGGCCGAGGCCCTTTCGAGCGCGCGCGACCGCGAGGAGATGGTGCGGCTCGCTCTCGAGGGGAACGATCGCTTCGCCCTCTCTCGGACGGAGATCGAGCGGGAGGGGCGCTCCTTCGCGATCGACACGATCCGCGAGATCGCGCGCGCGAAAGGTGGCCGGCGGCCGTACTACTTCATCGGCGCGGACAGCCTCGTGGATCTCCCCGGATGGAGGAGCCCGGAGGCGATCCTCGAGGAGGCGGAGGTCGTGGTCGCCCCGCGGCCCGGCTTCGATCTTCGCTCGGTTTCCGGGCTCGTCGATCGCGTGCGGATCCTCGAGGCGCCGCGGATCGAGATCTCGTCCACTCTCATCCGCCGGCGCGTGCGCGCGGGGGAGTCGATCCGCTACCTGGTGCCTGAGAGCGTGCGGGCCTATATTCTCCGCGGGAACCTTTATCGGGACGCGGAGGCGGGCTGA
- a CDS encoding GWxTD domain-containing protein produces MRKTGRLGPATGRLLLLLGMALSAASGASADSDGEPVGSAGRIRFVVDAVSFPRSAGNTTEEVYLLLSSKDLRFEDRGNGTADAEIRVRFHFRAWPTGETILRKAMTAVLPKEPSAEGGGGLQLLQHAFSLPEGPYQLVVEVEDLRTRGFGFFRLFGRRPNMGKALAYFEAKGFRPQALAISDIQLARSLAPDAASEFAKGNLEVIPQPNRLYGALMPVLSFYYEIYDLGDGQDPAGEPYRVTHRVTGSDGAVVLEEKVALQAAPGVSRFRRSGTFNLADLDPGSYDLQVSIESPSRDLVTEDERRFRVIWKSEDTAGWEAETSGGQAWSYRGRTSEESVIEEMRPILGQGDLQRLEGMAPEERRAWIEQYWKARDPTPGTELNELREEHYQRIRTANVRYGALLLKGMETDRGRIYIRYGEPDEIRIGFADQSFVPGSSTRPGSMGQIGEVGRSRGGYNVEEKEYEVWTYNERGRILGDRGKVAGGLGLRFVFADLEGYGNYRLVESSEEGEY; encoded by the coding sequence GTGAGGAAGACGGGAAGACTCGGGCCGGCCACCGGAAGACTCCTTCTCCTGCTCGGGATGGCGCTGTCCGCCGCGTCCGGTGCGAGCGCGGATTCCGACGGCGAGCCGGTGGGTTCCGCGGGGCGCATCCGCTTCGTGGTCGACGCGGTCAGCTTTCCCCGATCGGCCGGAAACACGACCGAGGAGGTCTACCTCCTCCTCTCGAGCAAGGATCTCCGCTTCGAGGACCGCGGGAACGGGACAGCCGATGCCGAGATCCGCGTCCGATTCCACTTCCGGGCCTGGCCGACCGGGGAGACGATCCTTCGCAAAGCGATGACCGCCGTTCTCCCGAAGGAACCGAGCGCGGAGGGGGGGGGCGGTCTCCAGCTTCTCCAACATGCGTTCTCGCTGCCGGAAGGTCCGTATCAGCTCGTGGTGGAAGTGGAGGACCTACGGACGCGCGGCTTCGGTTTCTTCCGGCTCTTCGGGAGGCGTCCAAACATGGGGAAGGCGCTCGCGTACTTCGAGGCCAAGGGGTTTCGCCCGCAAGCTCTCGCGATCTCGGACATCCAGCTCGCGCGAAGCTTGGCGCCGGATGCCGCGAGCGAGTTCGCGAAAGGGAACCTCGAGGTGATCCCGCAGCCGAACCGTCTCTACGGCGCCCTCATGCCCGTCCTCTCGTTCTACTATGAGATCTACGATCTCGGCGACGGGCAGGATCCGGCGGGAGAACCGTACCGCGTGACGCACCGTGTGACCGGCTCGGATGGGGCGGTCGTGCTCGAGGAGAAGGTGGCGCTTCAAGCGGCGCCCGGGGTTTCGCGCTTCCGGCGGAGCGGCACGTTCAACCTTGCAGACCTCGATCCCGGATCGTACGATCTCCAGGTTTCCATCGAGAGCCCTTCACGCGATCTCGTAACGGAAGACGAGCGCCGCTTCCGCGTGATCTGGAAGAGCGAGGACACGGCCGGATGGGAGGCCGAGACGAGCGGCGGGCAGGCATGGAGCTACCGGGGAAGGACCTCCGAGGAGAGCGTGATCGAGGAGATGCGCCCGATTCTCGGGCAGGGAGATCTTCAGAGGTTGGAGGGGATGGCACCCGAGGAGAGGAGGGCGTGGATCGAGCAGTACTGGAAGGCGAGGGATCCGACGCCCGGCACGGAACTGAACGAGCTCCGGGAGGAACACTATCAGCGGATTCGGACGGCGAACGTGCGATACGGAGCTCTTCTTCTCAAGGGGATGGAAACGGATCGAGGCCGCATCTACATTCGTTACGGCGAACCGGACGAGATCCGAATCGGGTTCGCCGATCAATCGTTCGTTCCCGGATCGTCCACGAGACCCGGATCGATGGGTCAGATCGGCGAGGTCGGGCGGTCGCGCGGGGGCTACAATGTAGAAGAAAAAGAGTACGAGGTCTGGACGTACAACGAAAGAGGGCGCATCCTTGGAGATCGTGGGAAGGTGGCCGGCGGGCTCGGCCTCCGGTTTGTCTTCGCCGACCTGGAGGGCTACGGGAACTACCGTCTGGTGGAAAGCTCGGAAGAGGGGGAATACTGA
- a CDS encoding energy transducer TonB produces the protein MARLVATENVKFKLGFRKYFDLALIAAVLLHMIGFVWTPEVNVEAYVTEKEEEIVVLEVPEEVEVPLPPVEAIRPSIPLAAELTEVLASDEADPEETIQDTEVNVKNPTAARLNYVDPGEMGGGDAEFLTYSDPPMEKRIFRPDYPALARQAGIEGTVVAKVYIDEKGRVIRVEIVQSPAEIFNEPVKQALFKSEFYPAKQRDIPVKSRILVPFEFYIRSGQR, from the coding sequence ATGGCGCGCCTTGTCGCCACGGAAAACGTCAAGTTCAAGCTCGGCTTTCGGAAGTACTTCGACCTTGCGCTCATCGCCGCCGTGCTTCTTCACATGATCGGGTTCGTGTGGACGCCCGAGGTCAACGTGGAGGCGTACGTGACCGAGAAGGAGGAGGAGATCGTCGTCCTTGAGGTTCCCGAGGAGGTCGAGGTTCCTCTTCCCCCGGTGGAAGCGATCCGTCCCTCGATCCCGCTCGCGGCCGAGCTCACCGAGGTCCTTGCGTCGGACGAGGCGGACCCGGAAGAGACGATCCAGGACACCGAAGTGAACGTCAAGAACCCGACCGCGGCGCGCCTGAACTACGTCGATCCGGGCGAGATGGGCGGTGGAGACGCGGAGTTCCTCACGTACAGCGACCCGCCGATGGAAAAGCGAATTTTCCGCCCGGACTACCCGGCGCTCGCGCGCCAAGCCGGAATCGAGGGGACCGTCGTTGCGAAGGTCTACATCGACGAGAAGGGGCGCGTGATCCGGGTGGAGATCGTGCAGTCGCCGGCGGAGATCTTCAACGAGCCGGTGAAGCAGGCCTTGTTCAAGAGCGAGTTCTATCCGGCGAAGCAGCGGGACATCCCGGTGAAGAGCCGGATCCTCGTTCCGTTCGAGTTCTACATCCGGTCCGGCCAGCGCTGA
- a CDS encoding MotA/TolQ/ExbB proton channel family protein: protein MWPLLACSIIGLAVLIERLVTLFRAKVNVRNLIGRVVEALNKDGIEGAMRVCEETRGPIAAILHAGLLRARQGRVEIEKAIETAGAIEMSFLERGLIVLSSIVTIAPLLGFLGTVSGMIRAFNDIAAAEQVNAKIVASGISEALITTAAGLIIAIPCQAAYNFFVAQIDRFVIEMEEAASEVMESLGTLEGK, encoded by the coding sequence ATGTGGCCGCTTCTCGCCTGCTCGATCATCGGTCTGGCGGTTCTCATCGAGAGGCTCGTCACCCTCTTCCGCGCGAAGGTGAACGTGCGAAACCTGATCGGCCGAGTGGTCGAGGCGCTCAACAAGGACGGGATCGAGGGAGCGATGCGCGTGTGCGAGGAGACGCGGGGGCCGATCGCCGCGATTCTCCACGCCGGGCTTCTGAGAGCCCGGCAGGGGCGCGTGGAGATCGAGAAAGCGATCGAGACGGCGGGCGCCATCGAGATGAGCTTCTTGGAGCGCGGGCTGATCGTGCTCTCCTCGATCGTGACGATCGCCCCGCTGCTCGGCTTCCTCGGGACGGTGTCCGGGATGATCCGCGCGTTCAACGACATCGCGGCGGCGGAGCAGGTGAACGCGAAGATCGTCGCGAGCGGTATCTCCGAGGCGCTGATCACGACGGCTGCGGGGCTCATCATCGCGATCCCGTGCCAGGCGGCGTACAACTTCTTCGTCGCCCAAATCGATCGTTTCGTGATCGAGATGGAAGAAGCCGCCTCGGAGGTCATGGAGAGCCTGGGCACGCTGGAAGGCAAGTAA
- a CDS encoding biopolymer transporter ExbD: protein MARKEKFKRGARKTAPIPTASMADIAFLLLVFFMTTTIFRMEDGLPVELPKAAATEQFPREKLAHIWVDARGQISINDKLVDVRSIQSLILRRLQLNPALVVAFNADKRVSYKIMSDVMEELKQVNATKVSFNADYEPRR from the coding sequence ATGGCGAGGAAAGAGAAGTTCAAGAGAGGCGCAAGGAAGACCGCCCCCATTCCGACGGCCTCGATGGCGGACATCGCGTTTCTTCTTCTCGTCTTCTTCATGACGACGACGATCTTCCGCATGGAGGACGGCCTTCCGGTCGAGCTTCCGAAGGCGGCCGCGACGGAGCAGTTTCCACGCGAGAAGCTCGCCCACATTTGGGTCGACGCGAGGGGACAGATCTCGATCAACGACAAGCTGGTGGACGTTCGCTCCATCCAGTCGCTCATCTTGAGAAGGCTCCAGCTGAACCCGGCGCTCGTCGTCGCGTTCAACGCCGACAAGAGGGTCTCCTACAAGATCATGTCGGACGTGATGGAGGAGCTGAAGCAGGTGAACGCAACCAAGGTGAGCTTCAACGCCGACTACGAGCCGAGGAGGTAG
- a CDS encoding C40 family peptidase, translated as MNENELLLRVRERLREAAAAADRRYDRMELSARAEGGAVVLEGYATSENLVWSLRNLLEKEGILADDRAVERLDRSSAVRVLIAISAVAHLRDEPDPRSGLLTQVVLGEEVDGLLEKGKWVLVRTRDGYLGWCSRNTLAAPCEEVRALRASRPVLRVTARESLLRESPREDASPAREAVFDSRLISLTMNDKWVETLLADGARGWLPAEAVVREDAIPSAPSPATVVEAARRMIGAPYLWGGTSPKGFDCSGLVHRVFGHFGVSLPRDVDRMMASLGETWVGRDPAEGDLLFFGEDRPTHVAISLGGKDFLHASGWVRIESLERASLAYRADLDAAWIGAGRVLGRRERAPTLRRGES; from the coding sequence TTGAACGAGAACGAGCTTCTTCTTCGTGTGCGCGAGCGCCTCCGCGAGGCGGCCGCCGCGGCGGACCGCCGGTACGACCGGATGGAGCTTTCCGCGCGGGCGGAGGGGGGCGCGGTCGTCCTCGAGGGGTACGCGACCTCCGAGAACCTCGTCTGGAGCCTTCGAAACCTTCTCGAGAAAGAAGGGATTCTGGCCGACGATCGCGCGGTCGAGCGCCTCGATCGCTCCTCCGCGGTCCGGGTGCTCATCGCGATCTCGGCCGTCGCTCATCTTCGCGACGAGCCGGATCCGCGCTCGGGACTCTTGACGCAAGTCGTGCTCGGCGAGGAAGTGGACGGGCTCTTGGAGAAGGGGAAGTGGGTGCTCGTCCGCACCCGGGACGGGTACCTCGGCTGGTGCAGCCGGAACACGCTCGCCGCGCCGTGCGAGGAGGTGCGGGCTCTCCGCGCGAGCCGTCCGGTTCTCCGCGTGACCGCGCGCGAGTCGCTCCTCCGCGAGTCGCCTCGCGAGGACGCTTCCCCGGCGCGCGAGGCGGTGTTCGATTCGCGTCTTATCAGTTTAACCATGAATGATAAGTGGGTCGAGACGCTTCTCGCCGACGGCGCGAGGGGATGGCTTCCCGCGGAAGCGGTCGTTCGGGAGGACGCGATCCCGAGCGCCCCGTCCCCCGCGACCGTCGTGGAGGCCGCGCGGCGGATGATCGGCGCCCCCTATCTCTGGGGGGGCACCTCGCCCAAGGGCTTCGACTGCTCGGGGCTCGTGCATCGTGTGTTCGGGCACTTCGGCGTGTCGCTGCCGCGGGACGTGGATCGGATGATGGCCTCGCTCGGGGAGACGTGGGTCGGGCGAGACCCGGCGGAAGGCGATCTCCTCTTTTTCGGGGAGGACCGTCCCACGCACGTGGCGATCTCGCTCGGCGGCAAGGACTTCTTGCATGCGTCCGGCTGGGTGCGAATCGAGTCGCTGGAACGCGCCTCTCTGGCCTACCGGGCGGATCTGGACGCCGCGTGGATCGGGGCGGGGCGCGTTCTCGGGAGGAGGGAGCGAGCGCCGACCCTCCGCCGGGGGGAGTCCTGA
- a CDS encoding energy transducer TonB — MSPSCRLAPGALPVLLSLLLLGARPCAGGPPESSYLTNVELMQLVARGAVAKALDGFVYAENEALRIQGGDPTEADWIVENEIVSALSAAGVRVRVGELRKPPALAAAAGKPGQESKKLDLSFPVDVPPVLLSGEGVAYPGEACERGLEGEVTLGLILNEQGSVANVVVEESTGEPFESAATSAVQGYRFKPGERAGAAAPSKAVLRFRFPALEEGCESARVVGEPPSSGEATASKGAAPSEGEEETAPRPTVPEGATVLTFRVSEMEMRYPDVGRRFWIGPKRVERFARMRLDLRLQKGSDVIWSDSAEHYAADRVPYGALRYLESAQYSFAKPEIAPGGASRLVEPLVVAGVIGGLVLLFYANQTGN, encoded by the coding sequence ATGTCCCCATCGTGCCGTCTCGCCCCAGGGGCTCTTCCCGTCCTGCTTTCTCTCCTTCTTCTGGGCGCGCGCCCGTGCGCGGGCGGGCCTCCTGAATCGTCGTATCTCACGAACGTGGAGCTTATGCAGCTTGTCGCGCGAGGCGCGGTCGCGAAGGCGCTCGACGGTTTCGTGTATGCGGAGAACGAGGCGCTCCGCATTCAAGGGGGCGACCCGACCGAAGCCGACTGGATCGTCGAGAACGAGATCGTATCGGCCCTCTCCGCCGCCGGAGTGCGCGTCCGTGTCGGCGAGCTGAGGAAGCCGCCGGCCTTGGCGGCCGCGGCGGGCAAACCGGGCCAGGAATCGAAGAAACTGGACCTGTCGTTCCCCGTGGACGTCCCTCCCGTTCTCCTATCGGGGGAAGGAGTCGCGTACCCGGGCGAAGCGTGCGAGAGAGGCCTCGAGGGGGAGGTGACCCTGGGCCTCATCTTGAACGAGCAGGGCTCCGTTGCGAATGTGGTCGTGGAGGAGAGCACGGGAGAGCCTTTCGAGAGCGCGGCGACGAGCGCGGTCCAGGGCTACCGGTTCAAACCGGGGGAGCGCGCGGGGGCAGCCGCCCCATCCAAGGCGGTGCTCCGCTTCCGATTCCCGGCGCTCGAAGAAGGGTGCGAGAGCGCGCGTGTCGTGGGAGAGCCTCCATCGTCGGGCGAGGCGACGGCCTCGAAGGGCGCGGCGCCGAGCGAGGGGGAGGAGGAGACCGCTCCTCGGCCCACGGTCCCCGAGGGGGCGACGGTGCTCACGTTTCGCGTCTCCGAGATGGAGATGCGCTATCCGGACGTGGGCAGGCGCTTCTGGATAGGCCCGAAAAGGGTGGAGCGCTTCGCGCGCATGCGCCTCGATCTCCGGCTCCAAAAAGGGAGCGACGTGATCTGGTCGGATTCCGCCGAGCACTACGCGGCCGACCGCGTTCCCTACGGCGCGCTCCGCTACCTCGAGAGCGCTCAATACTCCTTCGCGAAACCGGAGATCGCTCCCGGCGGAGCCTCCCGACTCGTCGAGCCCCTGGTCGTTGCCGGCGTGATCGGCGGCCTCGTTCTGCTCTTCTACGCGAACCAGACAGGCAACTGA
- a CDS encoding TolC family protein, which translates to MKRGVVLLAASAVFVLAVSVPSADGTPSTAERAAEAIRGGVPLGVDRCVEIALDLNPSLRSSRESTRATERAVLEAYAAFFPRVDGGYDGSRTKIGYSEFQLAGTREFDNHALGIYLNQTLFSFSGVKSIHRARNSREAGRAGFDADRQGLIYEVRAACHGLLMTVDLLEVARENLRVGEEQLKLAEKRKEVGAGVTADVLKASAQVEANRLDVITAEKNLATARAELLAFLGMDVTLPIEVEPPKEIRTEVPRFDESMRAAEENRPDLREMKYAARASEDGAGAAWGEYVPSLGGSFSYGWRDTMLSGDIFDETRNTWTARISLDVPLFNVGAASRVRQEKARAAAARHGLEATRKGIELEIQEAILSIEEGLKKMEAAARTVAAAEEDLRVSRGKYEHGLVPILDLIEAQAALREARAAEVEATYDHMTARAAWEKAVGAIR; encoded by the coding sequence ATGAAGCGTGGTGTCGTTCTCCTCGCCGCATCGGCCGTGTTCGTTCTCGCGGTCTCCGTCCCGAGCGCCGACGGAACCCCCTCCACCGCCGAGCGCGCGGCCGAGGCAATCCGAGGCGGAGTTCCGCTCGGCGTGGATCGATGCGTTGAGATCGCGCTCGACCTGAACCCGTCCCTTCGTTCGAGCCGGGAGAGCACCCGAGCGACGGAGCGGGCCGTCCTCGAGGCCTATGCCGCCTTCTTTCCTCGGGTGGACGGAGGTTACGACGGATCACGGACGAAGATCGGCTACTCCGAGTTTCAGCTCGCGGGAACGCGGGAGTTCGACAACCATGCCCTAGGGATCTACTTGAACCAAACCCTCTTCTCCTTCTCGGGCGTGAAATCGATCCATCGCGCGCGGAACAGCCGGGAAGCGGGCCGTGCGGGCTTCGATGCGGACCGTCAAGGGCTCATCTACGAGGTCCGGGCGGCATGCCACGGGCTTCTCATGACGGTCGATCTCCTCGAGGTGGCGCGCGAGAACCTTCGGGTGGGGGAGGAGCAGCTCAAGCTCGCGGAGAAGCGGAAGGAGGTGGGAGCGGGCGTCACCGCCGACGTGCTCAAGGCGAGCGCGCAGGTGGAAGCGAACCGGCTGGACGTGATCACCGCGGAGAAGAACCTTGCGACGGCGCGCGCGGAGCTTCTCGCTTTTCTCGGCATGGATGTCACCCTTCCGATCGAGGTCGAGCCTCCGAAGGAGATCCGCACAGAGGTTCCGCGATTCGACGAGAGCATGCGCGCGGCGGAGGAGAACCGGCCCGACCTTCGCGAGATGAAGTACGCGGCGCGCGCGAGCGAGGACGGCGCCGGAGCGGCGTGGGGCGAGTATGTCCCGTCTCTCGGGGGGAGCTTCTCCTACGGTTGGAGGGACACGATGCTGAGCGGGGACATCTTCGACGAAACGCGGAACACGTGGACCGCGAGGATCAGCCTGGACGTCCCTCTCTTCAACGTTGGGGCCGCCTCGCGCGTGCGTCAAGAGAAGGCGCGGGCGGCGGCGGCCCGCCACGGCCTTGAGGCGACCCGGAAAGGGATCGAGCTCGAGATCCAAGAGGCGATCCTCTCGATCGAGGAGGGACTGAAGAAGATGGAAGCCGCGGCGCGCACGGTCGCGGCCGCCGAAGAGGACCTCCGCGTGTCGCGGGGGAAGTACGAGCACGGTCTCGTTCCGATTCTGGATCTCATCGAGGCGCAGGCCGCTCTTCGGGAAGCGCGCGCCGCAGAGGTCGAGGCGACCTACGACCACATGACCGCGCGCGCGGCGTGGGAGAAAGCAGTGGGGGCGATTCGCTGA
- a CDS encoding YIP1 family protein, with protein MSGSSEVERPSPDGRPGFWNDCLALWFSPAGLFSSIAERPRWRAALVLLLVLVTLSTFVTLDPLLETMQSRGAAEIRERGGSAEALEILRGRTVRLGLVVTAPLLFLLALAAHAGGAYLVLAATGGLGVERPFTRLFQVATWGRMVQVPRLLLWVPLVLAKGSGEVYFGPAALAAGEGRSALFAVLVALDLFSIWFLVLYALGIKIVLRVSGLRAAVAAVLPWAIGQAIQIATAHL; from the coding sequence ATGAGCGGAAGCAGCGAGGTCGAGCGGCCCTCACCCGACGGGCGCCCCGGCTTCTGGAACGATTGCCTGGCCCTCTGGTTCTCGCCGGCGGGCCTCTTTTCTTCGATCGCGGAAAGGCCGCGGTGGCGCGCGGCGCTCGTCCTTCTTCTCGTCCTCGTCACGCTCTCCACGTTCGTCACGCTCGACCCCCTCCTGGAGACGATGCAGAGCCGGGGGGCGGCGGAGATCCGCGAGCGGGGCGGAAGCGCCGAGGCGCTGGAGATCCTCCGCGGCCGGACGGTGCGCCTCGGTCTCGTTGTCACGGCACCGCTCCTCTTCCTTCTCGCCCTCGCCGCTCACGCGGGGGGCGCGTATCTCGTGCTCGCGGCGACGGGGGGGTTGGGCGTTGAACGGCCGTTCACGCGGCTCTTCCAGGTCGCGACATGGGGGAGGATGGTGCAGGTTCCTCGGCTGCTTCTCTGGGTGCCGCTCGTCCTGGCGAAAGGGAGCGGGGAGGTCTACTTCGGGCCGGCCGCGCTCGCCGCCGGTGAAGGCCGCTCGGCGCTCTTCGCGGTACTCGTCGCGCTCGACCTCTTCTCGATCTGGTTTCTCGTGCTCTACGCTCTCGGGATCAAGATCGTTCTCCGCGTCTCGGGGCTCCGCGCAGCCGTCGCCGCGGTTCTCCCGTGGGCGATCGGGCAGGCGATCCAGATCGCGACCGCGCATCTCTGA
- a CDS encoding ABC transporter ATP-binding protein has product MIETQDLSKTYRLGKLDVPALRGVTFQVRRNAYIAIMGPSGSGKSTLLNLLGCLDTPTAGEYRLDGVEVSGFSEEELAAIRNRKIGFVFQTFNLLPRANAFQNVELPLIYAGVGKQERRARAGEAIRAVGLLDRARHRPNELSGGERQRVAIARALVNRPSLILADEPTGNLDSATGEEILAIFDSIRKAGNTILLVTHEEEIARRTDRIIRLLDGRIADDRSP; this is encoded by the coding sequence TTGATCGAGACGCAGGATCTCTCGAAGACCTACCGGCTCGGGAAGCTCGATGTCCCCGCGCTTCGCGGCGTCACCTTCCAGGTCCGGCGCAACGCATACATCGCGATCATGGGTCCCTCCGGTTCGGGGAAATCGACGCTCCTGAACCTTCTCGGGTGCCTCGACACGCCCACCGCGGGCGAGTACCGGTTGGATGGGGTCGAGGTCTCCGGGTTCTCCGAAGAGGAGCTCGCGGCGATCCGCAACCGGAAGATCGGGTTCGTCTTTCAAACCTTCAACCTTCTTCCGCGCGCGAACGCGTTCCAGAACGTGGAGCTCCCCCTGATCTACGCCGGGGTCGGCAAGCAGGAACGCCGCGCCAGGGCCGGCGAAGCGATCCGAGCAGTGGGCCTCCTCGATCGGGCGCGCCACCGGCCGAACGAGCTCTCCGGGGGCGAGCGGCAACGCGTCGCGATCGCGCGCGCTCTCGTGAACCGGCCGTCCCTCATCCTTGCCGACGAGCCGACCGGAAACCTGGACAGCGCGACCGGCGAGGAGATCCTCGCGATCTTCGATTCGATCCGAAAGGCGGGGAACACGATCCTCCTCGTGACGCACGAAGAGGAGATCGCGCGTAGGACGGATCGGATCATCCGCTTGCTCGACGGCAGGATCGCCGACGACCGTTCGCCCTAG